In Microbacterium maritypicum, the following are encoded in one genomic region:
- a CDS encoding LD-carboxypeptidase, with the protein MTRTTSPYLDSAPLQPGDTVAIVSPSGPGNEENTQRAVDYYESWGLRVRVGDHVLTPHPRASYLAGPDDVRRSDLVDAWMDPDVDAVVAARGGYGALRLLDGIDWAEMRRGALRRDGRPKLLTGSSDITALHETMRAHLDLATLFCPMAGNNVFRDSEQVRADVQRWLFEPWRGRELIGPKTEVMTPGRAIGRFTGGNLSLLAAGLGAPEAAVPAPGVLFLEDITEEPYRLDSFVTQLRRAGRLAQATGIVLGSWHECGDLELVHALMRDEFQDAGVPVLWEQGFGHDPHALTIPLGVDGVLDAMTDEPRLTVGVPG; encoded by the coding sequence ATGACCCGCACGACCTCTCCTTACCTCGACTCCGCCCCGCTGCAGCCCGGAGACACCGTGGCGATCGTCTCGCCGTCCGGGCCGGGGAACGAGGAGAACACTCAGCGCGCGGTCGACTACTACGAGTCATGGGGTCTGCGGGTGCGGGTGGGCGACCACGTGCTCACCCCGCACCCGCGCGCGTCGTACCTCGCCGGTCCCGACGATGTGCGCCGCTCGGATCTCGTCGATGCGTGGATGGACCCGGACGTGGACGCCGTCGTGGCCGCCCGGGGCGGGTACGGGGCACTGCGACTGCTCGACGGCATCGACTGGGCGGAGATGCGTCGCGGAGCGCTGCGGCGCGACGGTCGTCCGAAGCTCCTCACCGGCTCCTCCGACATCACCGCGCTGCACGAGACCATGCGCGCGCACCTGGACCTGGCGACGCTGTTCTGCCCGATGGCGGGCAACAACGTCTTCCGCGACTCGGAACAGGTGCGCGCCGACGTGCAGCGGTGGTTGTTCGAGCCCTGGCGCGGACGCGAGCTGATCGGCCCGAAGACCGAGGTGATGACACCGGGGCGTGCGATCGGGCGTTTCACCGGCGGCAATCTCAGCTTGCTCGCCGCCGGGCTCGGCGCCCCCGAGGCTGCCGTGCCCGCTCCCGGCGTCCTCTTCCTCGAGGACATCACCGAGGAGCCGTACCGGCTGGACAGCTTCGTGACGCAGCTGCGGAGGGCGGGGCGACTCGCGCAGGCGACCGGGATCGTGCTGGGCTCCTGGCACGAATGCGGCGACCTCGAGCTCGTGCACGCCCTCATGCGCGACGAGTTCCAGGACGCCGGTGTGCCCGTGCTGTGGGAGCAGGGCTTCGGGCACGACCCGCACGCCCTGACGATCCCCCTCGGCGTCGACGGCGTCCTCGATGCGATGACGGATGAGCCGCGACTCACGGTGGGAGTGCCCGGATGA
- a CDS encoding ABC transporter permease, whose translation MSNAVPPSTSAIATSAAAEEQPRGLGGLRYFLVKLGGAAISMAMVILLGFFAFKILPGDPVASIARERGMSAEQVAQLREQLGLNKPLWQQFIDYLGNVFTLNFGTSYVYRTSVSELIGMYFWNTILLTGTAAIIAIALGLWLGQKAAWKHGSTFDRIVSGTSLVFWSVPTFWLALLLLMIFGGTLHWFPTGGMVSPNPPTDPVGAVLDVISHMVLPVITMVAVVYAQYLMVMRSSLLEEMGADYLTTARAKGLREDLVRRRHAVPNALLPTVTLVFMHIGGLIAGAVTVETVFSWPGLGKLTFEAISGPDLPLLQGTFVVFSTIIIVMNLIADLIYRQLDPRVRRA comes from the coding sequence ATGTCGAACGCGGTTCCCCCATCCACATCCGCCATCGCCACCAGCGCCGCAGCCGAGGAGCAGCCGAGAGGTCTCGGCGGCCTCCGCTACTTCCTGGTCAAGCTGGGCGGCGCGGCCATCAGCATGGCGATGGTCATCCTCCTCGGATTCTTCGCCTTCAAGATCCTGCCCGGAGACCCGGTCGCATCGATCGCGCGCGAGCGCGGCATGAGCGCCGAACAGGTGGCGCAGCTGCGCGAGCAGCTCGGCCTGAACAAGCCCCTGTGGCAGCAGTTCATCGACTACCTCGGCAACGTCTTCACGCTGAACTTCGGCACGAGCTACGTGTACCGCACGTCGGTCTCCGAACTCATCGGCATGTACTTCTGGAACACGATCCTCCTCACCGGCACCGCGGCGATCATCGCCATCGCCCTCGGCCTGTGGCTCGGGCAGAAGGCCGCGTGGAAGCACGGCTCCACCTTCGACCGCATCGTCTCGGGCACCTCGCTGGTGTTCTGGTCGGTCCCGACGTTCTGGCTCGCCCTGCTGCTGCTGATGATCTTCGGCGGCACGCTGCACTGGTTCCCCACCGGCGGGATGGTCTCCCCCAACCCGCCCACCGATCCCGTCGGCGCCGTCCTCGACGTGATCTCGCACATGGTCCTGCCCGTGATCACGATGGTCGCCGTCGTCTATGCGCAGTACCTGATGGTGATGCGCAGCTCGCTCCTGGAGGAGATGGGCGCCGACTATCTCACGACCGCGCGCGCGAAGGGACTGCGGGAGGACCTCGTGCGCCGACGCCACGCCGTCCCCAACGCCCTGCTCCCGACCGTCACCCTCGTCTTCATGCACATCGGCGGGCTGATCGCCGGGGCGGTGACGGTGGAGACCGTGTTCTCGTGGCCCGGACTGGGCAAGCTCACCTTCGAGGCCATCTCCGGTCCCGACCTGCCCCTCCTGCAGGGCACCTTCGTGGTGTTCTCCACGATCATCATCGTGATGAACCTCATCGCGGACCTCATCTACCGTCAGCTCGACCCGAGGGTGAGGCGCGCATGA
- a CDS encoding M20/M25/M40 family metallo-hydrolase has protein sequence MTTFPAAPGADHPSDDIIALVRELVTRESPTRDAVASRSIADLLTGWFEGVGGEVRQEPTAAGTDLVIDVAGAGDPYLLIGHTDTVWPEGTLDGALPWSQQGDVVRGPGAYDMKAGIVVMLEALRRLQPLPRERRRAVRIVLVADEEVGSPESGPLLAERARGAVAAIGFESPHPDGALKVGRRGSARVRIAVTGRAAHAALDPEHGISAVDELVDQLMRVREIVADPALPGPVLCNVGTISGGARANVIPARAEAEIGLRFTDPVTEERVMRALAALRPVRAGAEIVVETLSARPAWLASAQDAALVAAIERSAAGIGQRIEARPAAGAGDTNLLGALGLPTVDGFGPRGGGAHAEDEHFLRSSLGERIALLRAVLTLPAE, from the coding sequence GTGACCACTTTCCCGGCAGCTCCCGGAGCGGACCACCCTTCAGACGACATCATCGCACTCGTGCGCGAACTTGTGACCCGCGAGTCGCCCACCCGCGATGCCGTGGCGAGCCGCAGCATCGCCGATCTCCTCACCGGATGGTTCGAGGGCGTCGGCGGGGAGGTCCGCCAGGAGCCGACCGCCGCGGGAACGGATCTCGTCATCGACGTCGCCGGAGCCGGCGATCCGTACCTCCTGATCGGTCACACCGACACCGTGTGGCCGGAGGGCACCCTCGACGGCGCGCTGCCCTGGTCTCAGCAGGGGGACGTGGTGCGCGGGCCCGGCGCCTACGACATGAAGGCCGGGATCGTGGTCATGCTCGAAGCCCTGCGGCGACTTCAGCCGCTCCCGCGCGAACGCCGCAGAGCCGTGCGCATCGTCCTGGTCGCCGACGAGGAGGTCGGCTCGCCCGAGTCGGGTCCCCTGCTCGCCGAACGCGCACGCGGAGCTGTCGCGGCCATCGGATTCGAGTCGCCACATCCGGACGGCGCCCTCAAGGTCGGCAGGCGCGGGAGCGCACGGGTCAGGATCGCGGTCACCGGGCGCGCCGCACACGCCGCCCTCGACCCCGAGCACGGCATCTCCGCCGTGGACGAGCTCGTCGATCAGTTGATGCGGGTGCGAGAGATCGTCGCGGATCCCGCCTTGCCGGGACCCGTGCTCTGCAATGTGGGGACGATCTCCGGTGGCGCCCGCGCCAACGTGATCCCCGCACGGGCAGAGGCGGAGATCGGTCTCCGCTTCACCGATCCGGTCACCGAGGAGCGGGTGATGCGGGCACTCGCCGCACTGCGGCCCGTCCGCGCCGGTGCGGAGATCGTCGTCGAGACCTTGAGCGCCCGCCCTGCCTGGCTCGCCTCCGCGCAGGACGCCGCGCTGGTGGCGGCCATCGAACGGTCCGCCGCCGGCATCGGACAGCGCATCGAGGCGCGTCCGGCGGCCGGCGCGGGCGACACCAATCTGCTGGGCGCCCTCGGGCTGCCGACGGTCGACGGATTCGGACCCCGCGGAGGCGGCGCGCATGCGGAGGACGAGCACTTCCTGCGCTCCTCCCTCGGCGAGCGCATCGCACTCCTGCGTGCCGTGCTCACCCTGCCCGCGGAGTGA
- a CDS encoding ABC transporter ATP-binding protein yields MPDLIFDDVSITYRTAGRAGRDEVAAVRNVSLTLPAGQTLGIAGESGSGKSTLAMSVLRLLPHNARLSGRVLLGDQDVAELSFGQLRAVRWAQTSIVFQGAMHSLNPVRTVGWQLLEALELHASDRWKSEKGRKQRMAELLDVVDLPQQKSESYPHELSGGQKQRVMIAMALACDPEVIIADEPTTALDVIVQKQILDMISRLVSERGISMLMISHDLSVLATACQRIAIMRDGELVEVGESYAVCTRPTQDYTRQLADAFPTIGDPASRLAPVTRHGQGADEVPDIAHGDEVLLEARGVNVTYRSGSRPVHAVRDVDLTVRRGEIVALVGQSGSGKSTLARALMGLQPADPGSRILFDGAEMPTKGRDLAHFRSQVQLVLQDPWAALNPKHSVYESVAEGLRVQHFTGDERERVAQSLTDAEMTPPERFFSAIPQELSGGQRQRVVIAGALAVQPQMLIADEPVASLDASVRGEILGLLLDLRRRLGLSALVITHDLGLAWNIAHSVAVMYRGEIVERGTTEEVLLNPQHEYTRHLLSAAPRIEEQPA; encoded by the coding sequence ATGCCCGATCTGATCTTCGACGACGTCTCGATCACCTACCGCACCGCCGGGCGCGCCGGGCGGGACGAGGTCGCCGCCGTCCGCAACGTCTCACTGACGCTGCCGGCGGGCCAGACGCTCGGCATCGCCGGGGAGTCGGGGTCCGGTAAATCGACCCTGGCGATGAGCGTGCTGCGCCTGCTGCCCCACAACGCACGCCTGAGCGGCCGCGTGCTCCTGGGCGACCAGGACGTCGCGGAGCTCTCCTTCGGCCAGCTCCGCGCGGTGCGCTGGGCGCAGACCTCCATCGTGTTCCAGGGGGCGATGCACTCGCTGAACCCGGTACGGACCGTGGGCTGGCAGCTGCTCGAGGCCCTGGAGCTGCACGCGTCGGATCGCTGGAAGAGCGAGAAGGGCCGCAAGCAGCGTATGGCGGAGCTGCTGGATGTCGTCGACCTCCCGCAGCAGAAGTCCGAGTCGTACCCGCACGAGCTCTCCGGCGGCCAGAAGCAGCGGGTGATGATCGCGATGGCCCTGGCGTGCGACCCCGAGGTCATCATCGCCGACGAGCCGACGACCGCTCTCGATGTCATCGTGCAGAAGCAGATCCTCGACATGATCTCGCGGCTCGTCTCCGAGCGCGGCATCTCGATGCTGATGATCAGCCACGACCTGTCGGTCCTCGCGACGGCGTGCCAGCGCATCGCCATCATGCGCGACGGCGAACTCGTCGAGGTCGGTGAGAGCTACGCCGTCTGCACGCGTCCGACGCAGGACTACACCCGGCAGCTGGCCGACGCCTTCCCCACCATCGGCGATCCGGCCTCCCGCCTGGCGCCGGTGACCCGGCACGGGCAGGGCGCCGACGAGGTGCCGGACATCGCCCATGGCGACGAGGTGCTGCTGGAGGCCCGCGGGGTCAACGTCACCTATCGCTCGGGTAGTCGACCGGTGCACGCCGTGCGCGACGTCGACCTCACCGTGCGTCGAGGCGAGATCGTCGCGCTCGTCGGACAATCCGGTTCGGGGAAGTCGACACTCGCCAGGGCGCTCATGGGCCTGCAGCCCGCCGACCCCGGCTCACGGATCCTCTTCGACGGCGCGGAGATGCCCACGAAGGGCCGCGACCTCGCGCACTTCCGCTCTCAGGTGCAGCTCGTGCTCCAGGATCCCTGGGCCGCGCTGAACCCGAAGCACAGCGTGTACGAGTCGGTCGCCGAAGGTCTGCGGGTGCAGCACTTCACAGGCGACGAACGCGAGCGCGTGGCCCAGAGCCTCACGGATGCCGAGATGACGCCGCCGGAGAGGTTCTTCAGTGCCATCCCACAGGAGCTCAGCGGCGGGCAGCGCCAGCGCGTGGTCATCGCCGGTGCCCTCGCCGTGCAGCCGCAGATGCTCATCGCCGACGAACCCGTCGCTTCGCTCGACGCCTCGGTGCGGGGAGAGATCCTCGGCCTGCTGCTCGACCTGCGCCGGCGGCTCGGACTCTCCGCGCTCGTCATCACGCACGATTTGGGCCTCGCCTGGAACATCGCCCACAGCGTCGCCGTGATGTACCGCGGGGAGATCGTCGAACGGGGCACGACCGAGGAGGTCCTGTTGAATCCACAGCACGAGTACACCCGGCATCTGCTCTCCGCAGCACCGCGCATCGAGGAGCAGCCGGCATGA
- a CDS encoding serine hydrolase: MIAVPTLDPRITWSVRMIDADSGATLAEHDPHVQCETASIGKIFLLLEVARRLEDGTLDPDQPVAIPEGHRVEDSGLLYRMRNQGIGVHDAALLVGAVSDNLATNALIHLCGLESVRAVAPALGYTQTSLHDYIRNERTPDLPWTPSYGTAAELADLMRRLGAGEAFSPAVSARVLDWLAADTDTSMTADAFLLDPLAHVDAEYQGMVLRHKTGSVGFARVDTGLLRGPVATVAYAVAANWKQSPTDLRAPVIDGMRDIGERIRLHVTGLARDETGLA; encoded by the coding sequence ATGATCGCCGTGCCGACGCTCGACCCCCGCATCACCTGGTCGGTGCGGATGATCGACGCCGACAGCGGCGCCACCCTCGCCGAGCACGACCCACACGTGCAGTGCGAGACCGCCAGCATCGGCAAGATCTTCCTCCTGCTCGAAGTCGCGCGCCGGCTCGAAGACGGCACGCTCGATCCGGATCAGCCGGTCGCCATCCCGGAGGGGCACCGTGTGGAGGACTCCGGTCTGCTCTACCGGATGCGCAATCAGGGTATCGGCGTGCACGACGCCGCCCTCCTCGTCGGCGCGGTGAGCGACAACCTCGCCACGAACGCCCTCATCCACCTGTGCGGCCTCGAGTCCGTGCGCGCCGTCGCGCCGGCCCTCGGATACACGCAGACCTCGCTGCACGACTACATCCGCAACGAGCGCACGCCCGACCTGCCCTGGACACCGTCGTACGGCACCGCGGCGGAACTGGCCGACCTGATGCGCCGCCTCGGTGCCGGTGAGGCCTTCTCCCCCGCGGTGAGCGCACGCGTGCTCGACTGGCTGGCCGCCGACACCGACACGTCCATGACCGCCGATGCCTTCCTGCTCGACCCGCTCGCCCACGTGGACGCCGAGTACCAGGGCATGGTCCTGCGGCACAAGACCGGCAGCGTCGGATTCGCCCGCGTCGACACCGGCCTGCTCCGCGGCCCCGTCGCGACCGTCGCCTACGCGGTGGCCGCGAACTGGAAGCAGAGTCCGACCGATCTGCGCGCGCCCGTCATCGACGGCATGAGAGACATCGGAGAACGGATCCGACTGCATGTCACCGGGCTCGCGCGTGACGAGACGGGGCTCGCATGA
- a CDS encoding P1 family peptidase, translating to MTPLSSASSRPRLADLGVPSGAFARGAENAITDVGGVRVGHATLHGDGLHTGVTAIVPDALTGERRSLPANLSVGNGYGKLVGATQLRELGALETPILLTSTLSVFRVADALLGHLLATPSHARTMTLNPVVGETNDGFLSDIRRRAVGEEQVVQALEAAAAGPVVEGCVGAGAGTVALGYKGGIGTSSRLVDVAGRTRTVGALVQTNFSGTLRIAGVPLPAEELLAEAAAQPVGNSCMIVVATDAPVDGRQLGRVAGRAVFAMRGVGADYAQGSGDYAIAFSVHDPALGGPVADDVLSPLFAATMDAVEEALINSVLAAETTVGPDGRTARAVPIDEVRARLARAGAV from the coding sequence ATGACACCGCTGTCGTCCGCCTCCTCCCGTCCCCGCCTCGCCGACCTCGGCGTCCCGTCGGGGGCGTTCGCGCGCGGTGCGGAGAACGCGATCACCGATGTCGGCGGTGTCCGGGTCGGGCACGCCACGCTGCACGGCGATGGTCTCCACACCGGGGTCACCGCGATCGTGCCCGATGCCCTGACCGGGGAGCGCCGCAGCCTCCCCGCGAACCTCTCGGTCGGCAACGGCTACGGCAAGCTCGTCGGTGCCACGCAGCTCCGCGAGCTCGGCGCACTGGAGACCCCGATCCTCCTCACCTCGACCCTGTCGGTCTTCCGCGTCGCCGACGCGCTGCTCGGACACCTGCTGGCGACCCCGTCCCACGCGCGGACGATGACGCTGAACCCGGTCGTGGGTGAGACGAACGACGGCTTCCTCTCCGACATCCGGCGCCGGGCCGTCGGCGAGGAGCAGGTGGTCCAGGCGTTGGAGGCGGCGGCCGCCGGCCCCGTCGTGGAGGGGTGCGTCGGGGCCGGTGCGGGGACGGTCGCGCTCGGCTACAAGGGCGGCATCGGCACGTCGTCCCGACTCGTCGACGTCGCCGGACGGACGCGCACGGTCGGTGCCCTGGTGCAGACCAACTTCAGTGGGACGTTGCGGATCGCGGGAGTACCGCTTCCCGCGGAGGAGCTGCTGGCCGAGGCCGCAGCTCAACCCGTCGGCAACTCGTGCATGATCGTCGTCGCGACGGATGCGCCCGTCGACGGACGCCAGCTCGGGCGGGTGGCCGGCCGTGCGGTGTTCGCGATGCGGGGCGTCGGCGCCGACTACGCGCAGGGCAGCGGCGACTACGCGATCGCGTTCTCGGTGCACGATCCGGCGCTCGGAGGGCCGGTGGCGGACGACGTGCTGTCGCCGCTGTTCGCCGCCACGATGGATGCCGTGGAGGAGGCCCTGATCAACTCCGTGCTCGCCGCCGAGACGACCGTCGGCCCCGATGGTCGGACCGCGCGTGCGGTGCCCATCGACGAGGTCCGGGCGCGTCTCGCCCGCGCCGGGGCCGTCTGA
- a CDS encoding serine hydrolase — protein MSVIGAELPADHGTVWSVLVKDIDTGEVLLQHEPEAALDTASVGKIFLLHRLLTEVDAGTRSLEERVTRRPVESIDDSGLWYLLQAAELSLYDVAALIGAVSDNAATNTLGRVIGIPVVQEHTRALGYTSSALDDIVRWPIPPGAPTTLSHASATELVRFMTRLADGTDLTPASADTLRRWLGAGMDLSMVASAFDLDPLAHWGFDRGIWLLNKTGTISRVRADTGIVMSPDRRIAYAVLANWDRGADGRGPVLTAMRTIGEGIRSALAG, from the coding sequence ATGAGCGTCATCGGCGCGGAACTGCCTGCGGATCACGGCACGGTGTGGTCCGTCCTGGTGAAGGACATCGACACCGGCGAGGTGCTGCTGCAGCATGAGCCCGAGGCGGCGCTCGACACCGCGAGCGTCGGCAAGATCTTCCTCCTGCATCGGCTGCTCACCGAGGTCGATGCCGGGACGCGGAGCCTGGAAGAGCGCGTGACGCGCCGCCCCGTGGAGTCCATCGACGACTCCGGACTCTGGTACCTGCTGCAAGCGGCGGAGCTGTCGCTCTACGACGTGGCCGCCCTCATCGGCGCGGTCAGCGACAACGCCGCGACGAACACCCTGGGCCGGGTGATCGGGATCCCCGTGGTCCAGGAGCACACGCGCGCCCTCGGCTACACCTCCTCCGCGCTGGACGACATCGTGCGATGGCCGATCCCGCCCGGCGCTCCGACGACGCTGTCGCATGCGAGCGCCACCGAACTGGTGCGATTCATGACGCGTCTCGCCGACGGGACCGACCTGACCCCGGCATCGGCCGACACCCTCCGACGCTGGCTCGGCGCGGGCATGGACCTGTCGATGGTCGCGTCCGCCTTCGACCTCGACCCGCTCGCACACTGGGGCTTCGACCGCGGCATCTGGCTGCTCAACAAGACCGGCACGATCTCCCGGGTGCGCGCCGACACGGGCATCGTGATGTCGCCGGATCGCCGGATCGCCTATGCGGTGCTGGCGAACTGGGACCGCGGCGCGGACGGGCGCGGACCGGTGCTGACCGCGATGCGCACGATCGGCGAGGGCATCCGCAGCGCGCTCGCCGGGTGA
- a CDS encoding ABC transporter substrate-binding protein: MSAATESPASETTLRIATSGFVDTFNPFISIYLTPTNIIRYVYESLVQNDAEDGSPTKGLADSWEASDGGQTWTFTLQDDLTWSDGEPITSADVKYTYDQMMTVPALGTANGNLVSNFDSVETPDDKTVVISLKTPQAPNPGSEIPIVPQHIWEAVDDPTTFANDSEVVGSGPFVLDSYSANQSIVLKANKNFWRGAPKIDAIQYVYYTNSDAQVQALKAGDVDLVSGLTPTQFEALDGVEGITTHSGIGRRYHSISINLGQQTRENVPYGTGNAALKDLEVRQAIRLGTDTETLLDKVLSGEGVQATSFIPASFPKWHLSDDDEVIVGFDPDAAKAKLDDAGWVPAADGIREKDGQRLSLRLLTDADDSNEQSIAEFFVPWMKDIGIEIAVESTDSDTISAKATSGDYDLYFSGWSVNPDPDYQLGINTCMNLPTATDGTGGTTQDGYCNPEFDELYAQQRSEIDEEKRQEIVHDMLALNYTDTAQVATWYANSLEAYRSDRFTGFTLQPKDGGIIANQAGYWGYLTVEPVEGATASGTGTNTGLIIGGIVVGVVLIGGLVFFLIRRRNIADVE, from the coding sequence GTGAGTGCCGCCACCGAATCCCCCGCCTCCGAGACCACGTTGCGCATCGCGACGTCCGGCTTCGTCGACACGTTCAACCCGTTCATCTCGATCTACCTGACGCCGACGAACATCATCCGCTACGTGTACGAGTCCCTCGTGCAGAACGACGCCGAGGACGGTTCCCCCACCAAGGGCCTCGCCGACTCCTGGGAGGCCAGCGACGGCGGCCAGACCTGGACCTTCACCCTGCAGGACGATCTCACCTGGTCGGACGGCGAGCCGATCACCTCGGCCGATGTGAAGTACACCTACGACCAGATGATGACCGTGCCGGCCCTCGGGACCGCGAACGGCAACCTCGTCTCCAACTTCGACTCGGTCGAGACCCCCGACGACAAGACCGTGGTGATCTCGCTCAAGACGCCGCAGGCACCCAACCCCGGCTCCGAGATCCCGATCGTCCCGCAGCACATCTGGGAGGCGGTCGACGACCCGACCACGTTCGCGAACGACTCCGAGGTGGTCGGCTCCGGCCCCTTCGTCCTGGACAGCTACTCGGCCAACCAGTCGATCGTGCTCAAGGCGAACAAGAACTTCTGGCGTGGTGCCCCCAAGATCGACGCGATCCAGTACGTGTACTACACCAACTCGGACGCCCAGGTGCAGGCGCTGAAGGCCGGCGACGTCGACCTCGTCTCGGGCCTCACCCCGACGCAGTTCGAGGCGCTCGACGGCGTCGAGGGCATCACGACCCATTCCGGGATCGGCCGCCGCTATCACTCGATCAGCATCAACCTGGGCCAGCAGACCCGCGAGAACGTGCCCTACGGCACCGGTAACGCGGCGCTGAAGGACCTCGAGGTCCGACAGGCGATCCGCCTCGGCACCGACACGGAGACGCTGCTCGACAAGGTGCTCTCCGGCGAGGGCGTGCAGGCCACCAGCTTCATCCCCGCGTCCTTCCCGAAGTGGCACCTCTCGGACGATGATGAGGTGATCGTCGGGTTCGACCCCGACGCCGCGAAGGCGAAGCTCGACGACGCGGGCTGGGTGCCCGCTGCCGACGGCATCAGGGAGAAGGACGGACAGCGTCTGAGCCTGCGCCTGCTGACGGACGCCGACGACTCGAACGAGCAGTCCATCGCCGAGTTCTTCGTCCCGTGGATGAAGGACATCGGGATCGAGATCGCGGTCGAGTCGACCGACTCGGACACCATCAGCGCGAAGGCCACGTCCGGCGACTACGACCTGTACTTCAGCGGATGGTCCGTCAACCCCGACCCCGACTACCAGCTCGGCATCAACACCTGCATGAACCTGCCCACGGCGACAGACGGCACCGGCGGCACCACGCAGGACGGCTACTGCAACCCCGAGTTCGACGAGTTGTACGCCCAGCAGCGCTCGGAGATCGACGAGGAGAAGCGCCAGGAGATCGTGCACGACATGCTGGCGCTGAACTACACCGACACGGCGCAGGTCGCCACCTGGTACGCCAACTCGCTCGAGGCCTACCGCTCCGACCGGTTCACCGGCTTCACCCTGCAGCCCAAGGACGGTGGCATCATCGCGAACCAGGCCGGCTACTGGGGCTACCTCACGGTGGAGCCCGTCGAGGGCGCGACCGCCAGCGGCACCGGCACGAACACCGGACTCATCATCGGAGGCATCGTGGTGGGAGTGGTCCTCATCGGAGGACTGGTCTTCTTCCTGATCCGTCGTCGCAACATCGCCGACGTCGAATGA
- a CDS encoding ABC transporter permease, giving the protein MSTASTSIRSPRALAWHRRGAAFADFCRQFTHHRAGMVGLIFLVIVAAVAILAPVIAPSSMLDVTKLVDPERFAPPSWQHPLGTDQQGREIWVRMVWGARVSLLVGLAATAMSMVIGTLVGLSAGHFTGFFGGLMMRIIDFFLVLPSLILAIVLSSVLSRGVWTIIIAIGLTSWAGTARVVRAQTLSIESRDYIERSRALGAGHWHIIIKHLLPGVLPLVLANTTLTVGSAIISESTLAFLGLGDTTLQSWGSILKNAMDVSAATSGYWWYVLVPGIAIVLVVLSFTLMGRAVENITNPTLRSR; this is encoded by the coding sequence ATGAGCACGGCATCCACTTCCATCCGCTCGCCCCGCGCGCTCGCCTGGCACCGCCGTGGGGCGGCGTTCGCCGACTTCTGCCGCCAGTTCACGCACCACCGCGCGGGCATGGTCGGTCTGATCTTCCTGGTCATCGTCGCGGCGGTGGCGATCCTGGCACCGGTGATCGCACCGTCGAGCATGCTCGACGTCACCAAGCTCGTCGACCCGGAGCGGTTCGCGCCGCCCTCGTGGCAGCACCCGCTCGGCACCGATCAACAGGGCCGCGAGATCTGGGTCCGCATGGTATGGGGGGCGCGCGTCTCCCTTCTGGTCGGACTCGCGGCCACCGCCATGTCGATGGTCATCGGCACACTGGTCGGGCTCTCCGCCGGTCACTTCACCGGCTTCTTCGGCGGCCTGATGATGCGCATCATCGACTTCTTCCTCGTACTGCCCTCGCTCATCCTCGCCATCGTGCTCTCCTCGGTGCTCAGCCGCGGTGTCTGGACGATCATCATCGCGATCGGGCTCACCTCCTGGGCGGGGACGGCGCGCGTGGTGCGGGCGCAGACCCTGTCGATCGAATCGCGCGACTACATCGAGCGCTCGCGGGCCCTCGGCGCCGGCCACTGGCACATCATCATCAAGCACCTCCTCCCCGGCGTGCTGCCTCTGGTGCTCGCCAACACCACGCTCACGGTGGGTTCGGCGATCATCTCCGAGTCCACGCTGGCGTTCCTCGGGCTCGGCGACACCACGCTGCAGTCCTGGGGCTCGATCCTGAAGAACGCGATGGACGTGTCCGCGGCGACCAGCGGCTACTGGTGGTACGTGCTCGTGCCCGGTATCGCGATCGTCCTGGTGGTGCTGTCGTTCACCCTGATGGGCCGCGCCGTCGAGAACATCACGAACCCGACGCTGAGGAGCCGATGA